In Thermococcus celericrescens, the genomic window TTCTTGGAACGCTCACCCATTCCCCACCCTCAAGTTTTTCCCCAACCGTAAGACTGAGATGAGCATACCATTTCCGCTTTACGGGGTCATAAGTGATTTCTAACCTCCCCTGTTTCCCCGTCAGGTGTATTCTTCCCTTAAACTGGATTTTGAGTTTTCCAAACTTGCCGAGTCTTCTCAGTTCGATAACGTTACCCCCAATCCTGTACTGGTCGTTCCGGAGGGGAATTACGAAGAGTTTGCGCCCGTTCTCCTCCCGGACGAAACCGGGCGGTCTTGGCCTGAACCATTCCGGCAGTTCTCCAGTCTTTTTCTTTTTGTTGAGCCGGAAGAAGCTCCGCCAGCTTTCGGCGTTCTTCCTCGCCAACTGCTGGACTGTGGATCCCCCAATCCAGTTTTTGAACTCTTGGTAAGCTTCCTTTTCAGTCCCATTAAAATCAATCCTGCCGAATTCTTTGAATTGTTTTAAACGCTGGTAATTGAGCCTGTTCCAGATTACTGCTGAAGCATAAGCTAACTCGAAGAGAGCTTTTTCCTGCTCTTGCTCGGCTGGAGTTTGACCGTTACTGAACGCTTCATTTCAAAGTGTGGTATGATTTTTAGGCTTTAAAAAAGTGTTGCCTTCCCGCTTAATGACTTTTGGGCAGTCATGATGTTCCACAGGGGAAGAACCATCTGGGACTTCGACTGATTCGTTACTTTTATATTTAGAACCGCCACAGCATTCTTGGGGATTCGCCATGAAGGACAGACTCGAGAAGATGCTCAACGTCAAGATTCTTGAAATCGAGGAGCTTGAGGACAAGATAGTCGTTTACGTTCCGGAGGATCAGGTGAGGATAGCGGTGGGGAGCGGCGGTGCCGCCGTTAAAGCCGCCGAGCTTGTAATCGGCAAGAAGATTGAAGTAAAGGGCAAGTGAGCCTCCCCGCGGGGCGTTTCGATGGGCTATGAACCGTGGAAGGACGTTCACAGGGGCAGCATGGGAAGGAGGGAGATCGAGGATTTACTGATTTCTTTTCTAGTCCTCGCTCTGCTGTTTTCCAACTTTGGCCCCTACGCGATTCCTTACTCCATCATCGCCGTTCTAACAGCCTTCATCTTCCACGAGCTCGCCCACAGGCAGGTGGCGCGGCACTACGGCTACAGGGCGTATTACAAA contains:
- a CDS encoding KH domain-containing protein gives rise to the protein MKDRLEKMLNVKILEIEELEDKIVVYVPEDQVRIAVGSGGAAVKAAELVIGKKIEVKGK